TGGCTTGCTTCGCCGTACCAGCTATTGAGCATTTGCAAAACCGGAACCGTTCATAAAAAGCAAAACGGACAGTTGCCCCTGTGGCCTGTCCGTTTTTTCTGAAGAAGATTTTATTCCCCTTTTCGGATGATCTCTTGCACTCTCCCAACCTGTCCATCCGTCAAACGAACCTTGATTCCATGTGGATGAGTACTGGAGTTCGTCAAGATATCCTTAACGATCCCGCTGGTGCGCTTGCCTGTGCGTTGGTCCTGCTTCAATACAATCTCGACTTCAAGCCCCGCTGCGATATCTTTTCGATTTTTTCCGTTCATTTTTCCCTTCTCCTTTTTTCGTTCTATGTCCCGCTATGATATAATCGACAAACAAATCCATCTCACCGGAGGAATCCATGCTTACTTTTGAAGAAAAACTAGCGATTATTGAATCTTTTCCACAACTGACTCGGAATGACGTCTCCCTGAAACGGGTTAATTTTCATTATGAGGAAAGCCTTCATGACAAAAAGACGGTGGTCTATCATCTGCATCCGAACGGCAACGGGTTTGTGTTTGCCGCGTTTTTGAAGGGCTACCAAAAAGACGACAAGGGCTATGTCAACATCCGTGATTTCTCGGCGGACGAGCTGCGCAAGGTAGTGGAGGCTTCAATCCAATCCCTCTCTGTGAAACGTGAACCAGCTCCAAAAGCTACCAGTTCAGCTGAACAATTGGAGCAAACATGGGTTGACAAGCAAAACCGCACGCTCTTGTTGCAACAGGAAGACGCGCTGTGGAACGTATACCACGGAATGAATCTGGAAGCTTCCTTTGAATCGTACGTAGAAGCGGAGCAGTATCTGATTGAAGAAGGATTTTCCCTACAACAATAAGCCTTTCCTCCTCCCTGCTACATGTACCATACCAAATCGTAGACGTTTTGATCAAATCGGCGCAGGCGATCCGACTGCTTGCGCCATCCCAACACAGGGAGGCGATACTTCATGATCAAGTACAGAGAAACGCTTCTTGCAAATATCCATAAACAGATTGAGACGTGGTACGACCAGGAGGTTCCCGTCCCTCATGATGATCTTTATCGATTTCTCCATTCGTTGAAGGGAACTGCGGGGACGATTGGATTGAACGACCTATCTGATCTGTCTCAACTCCTTCTGGGTCAAATGGATGACATGCCTGCCAAGGATTGGTCGCTCGGTGAATGGCGATTGTTTTTGCAAGAGTTGATCAGCTTGTGTTACGAACAGCAGCCGGAACAGGAAGTTTTTATCGAGAACTCCACTCTCCAACTGGAATCCCCTTGTGAGCAACAGCCTTTGGTCCTCATCCTGGATGATGACGTCACCCTGCTGATGTATCTAAAGGAATATTTAGAAAACCACAATTGGTCTGTCATCGCAACGGTCTATCCTCATAAGGCTCTCGACTATTTTCACGACATGAACCCTGACTGCTTCATTCTGGATTTGAACATCCCGGAAACGGGCGGCTTCCAAGTGATGCAGACGATTAGCGAAAAAATTAAGAAGCAATACGTGCCTACGACCATCATCAGCATTGATTGCGAACGGGAGACCCGTCTGAATGCCTATCGTTTGGGCGCAGATGACGTCATGAGCAAACCGCTTGATATGGAAGAGTTGGTCGTACGCCTCGAACGCCAGCTTCGCCGGAAGCGCTGGATGAACAGCATCTTGTTTTTGGACGAGCTCACGGGTGTCAACAATCGGAATTCTTTTGTTGATACGTACCAACGGCTTCTTTCTGATGCCCAGCGAACCAACACCCCCTTCTCTCTGGCATTTTTAGATATCGATTTTTTCAAAGGGGTCAATGATACATACGGTCATCTGATTGGAGACGAGGTTCTGACTCGTTTTGCTGCTTTCATTGGGCAGAGCGCGGAAAAACATGATGTAATATTCCGGTACGGCGGAGAGGAATTCATCCTGCTGATGCCACGTACGACTGTAGAGACAGGAAAGATGCGCCTGGAGCAGATGCTCTCTGCTTTTTGTTCGCTTACGTTTGAGGCTTCTGGAGGAACGTTTTCTTTGAGCTTTTCCGGTGGAATCGTACAAGTAGATGATCCTCATAAACCGCATACGTATTGGGTAGAAGCTGCAGACACTGCTTTGTATGCGGCCAAAAATGCGGGGCGGCGCCGGATAGAAACCGCTCAAATCACAGAGACGCATGATCCCCCTAAGGTAAAACTGAAGGTCGCGATTATCGATGACGATCCGATGATTCGCGTGATGCTTGCCGATTCCATCCAAACCTGTTTTGACGGTTGGATGCACGTCGACATCCAGACTTTCGAAGAAGGAGCAGCTTTCTTTGACTCCTCTTGGCATCAGGGACAAGAGCCTTATCTCGTCATTTTAGACGGGATGATGCCACAGATGGATGGCCTCGAGGTTCTAAAGAAAATCCGGAATTTGCCGAATGCCAAGAAATATACGGTGATCATGCTAACAGGCCGTACGGAAGAGCAAGACATAGTCCGTGCCCTTCAGCTCGGTGCTGACGACTATATGACCAAGCCATTTCGTACGCGCGAACTGGATGCTCGCATCACACGACTGGTTAAGCGAATGTTGTAAGGAGGTAGCTAGATGGCAACCATTATGCTGGCCGAAGACGAAGCCGTGTTACGCATGTTAATTGGCGACACACTCGAAGACGAGGGACACGAGCTCGACATCGCTTGCGATGGAGAGGAAGCTCTGCAAAAAATCGGCCAAAATGAGTACGACTTGATTATTTTAGATTATATGATGCCAAGGCTGACAGGCTTTGAAGTATTGCAGCAGCTCAAACAGATGGACGATAAAAAGGCAGTCAAGGTCCTGATCCTCTCAGCAAAAAGTCAACATGCCGAACAGGAGAAAATGCGTGCAGCTGGTGCTGATGACTTCATGCCGAAGCCCTTTAGCCCGATGGATCTTGTGCGGAAAGTGGAGGAAATGCTCGCATGACGGGGTTCTTGGCGTTTATCAGAAAAAGCATCACACGTCGCTTCATAGCGATGATGCTTCTTTTTCTGTTACTTCTGATTGCGGGCGCTGGCATCGTTCAAGATTTGAATAGCAACGCATTAACCCATTATCAGACGGAGATATACAATACCAAGGAAAAACAAAATTTGGTCGCAGACATCGCTGAGCACACGAACCAGATCTTTTTTCGCGCAAGGGGTTATTACGCTTTTTTGAGCCCATCTGAATACAATGAGCTATTTGTTGAAAAAAAGAAGCTGGAACAAGCGCTGGATGAATTTAAGAAGCTCCCGCTCAATGATGAGGAGAAAGCGCTTGTCGCTTCGATCGAATCTTTCTTCACGAACTTTTTTGCCAATGTGTTTCCTACTTTTTCGAGTTATGCAAAGAACGGAGACTTTGAATCCCTGCGAAAAGCTTCGGCCAGTGGCGTGAATCAGGAAGTAAACAACCTGCTTAAATACGCCGGGCGGTATCAGGAAGAGCACGATCAGCTTTTGTATACGAAAAACCAACTACTGTTCGAAGAGTTGTCACAGCTAAGCACCTGGTTTCTCGTGTACTCGCTGATGGTGCTGGTGATCATGATAGTAGTCACCATTCAAACTACGCGGGATATCGGCAGGCCGTTGGTTCGTCTATCCCAAAATGCTGAACAGTTCGCTAATGGCGGTACACCTCTTTTGCAGGATTTGAACAGGATTGACGAAATTGGTAGACTCTCCCGCTCCCTCGACTATTTGATCAGGCAAATTCAAGCCAAAGAAGAAGTGCTCATGGCGCAAAACGAAGAGCTGCAAGCCCAGCAGGATGAACTGATGATGCAGCAAGAAGAGTTACAAGAAGCATTGGGCAAGATGGAGGAAAACGAACGGTACTTGGAAAAGAAAAACCGTTTCATCCTCTCTTTGTCGAATACGCTGGATAAAGATGAGCTGCTGTCCAGTATCATTTGCAATATAACTGAAGTCATGGATGCCGATAAAGGTGTCATCGTCATGTTGAACACTGACAGGGACGCAGCTAGCTTTGGCGTTTCCCAAAACGGTCTGGAGCAATTGCGCAAAGGAATGGATGATGGTCCATTCGTGCGAATCAGGGAAACGGGCCTGCCGTATGTCCTGATTCGCGAAAGTACTGACGCTGAGCGCGGCTACACGGAGGAAATGTCACAAACATTTGAGCTTTACCTCCCAGTATTAGATGCCCAGCAAACAATCGTTGCATGTATCATCATCTCCCGGATCGGTCGAAAATTCACGAATCAGGAGCTACAAGTCATCATCGGAATAGCCAAGCAGATTTCCTTGGCACTCGACAAGCTCGCGATGTACGAGGAGACAGAACGGCAACGTAAAATGACGCAGGATATGCTCGATTCTGTTCAAGAAGGCATTCAGCTTATTGATCTGAGTGGAGAAACACTTCAGGTGAACTGGAATTTTTGTGAGCTCTTGTGTTACGACCATCAACTCGCTTCGCAAGGGTTTGACTTGGAACAGTTCCTTTCCCATCTACAGAGTCGAACCTCTGAGCCTGATCGGCTGATTCAATATGTCAAATCTGTCGTTTTAGACGAAGGTGCCGTTCCTTCAGGCAGTATTGTGTTTCAGATAACCGGACCGCAAGTACGCTACATTCAGCTCTATGCAGAGCCACTGTACCGGAACCAAGAGAAATGGAGTACCTTGCTCGTTTATCGTGACTTCACCAAGGAATACGAGATCGACCAAATGAAATCGGAATTCGTCAGTACGGTCAGCCATGAGCTGCGTACTCCTCTCGCCAGCGTACTTGGCTTTGCGGAGCTGCTGTTAACGAAAAAGCTCAAGCCGGAACGTCAACAGCGGTACATAGCGACCATTTATCAAGAAGCTACTCGCCTGACTGCACTAATCAACGATTTCTTGGATTTGCAACGCATGGAATCCGGCAGACAGACTTATGAGCTAGAGAATGTTGCCATTGATCAAGTGATTCGGGATATTTTCGAACTTCATCGAGTCCAGTCCCCTCTCCATCGGTTTGAACTCGATTTGCAAACGGAGCAAACCGTTGTTTATGGAGACCAAGCCAAGTTGCATCAAGTATTTTTGAATCTAATCAGTAATGCCGTCAAATACTCCCCGCATGGTGGTCATATCCGGGTGGGTTGTCGACAAGATGGCAATCGCTTGCTCGTGGAGGTCCAGGATGACGGGCTAGGCATTCCTTCCGAAGCCATCCCTCACCTGTTTACCAAATTTTATCGCGTAGATAACTCGGATCGTCGCGAGATTGGCGGTACTGGATTGGGTCTCGCCATTGTTCAGGAGATCGTCCATATGCACCATGGAGAAGTTTCCGTTACGTCCGAATCGGGTAAGGGTAGTACATTTACGGTTACTCTTCCATTGGCTGAGCACGCTTTGTCCCCTGGCTATCCAGCGGGAAGTGAGGAGGCAGTTTCTCCAACTGGTCAATGCAAAGGAAACGTTGTGATCGTCGAGGACGATTTAAACTTAACCGAACTGCTGCGTCATGAGTTAACATGCTCTGGATTCAGCGTCAATTCCTTCTCTACGGCGTCTGAGGCCGTAGCAGCAATCGAGGAGCTGCGACCGGATGCTGTCGTGCTTGACCTAAACTTGAAGGATGGCGAGAGTGGTTGGAAGGTCATTGAGGAGATACGCAACAACCCGGATTTACGAACCATTCCGATCGTGATCTCCAGTGCTTTTGAGGAAAAGAAAAAGGCATTTGATCTGGGGGCAACTGGTTATCTGATCAAGCCTTATCATCCAGATACCTTGTCTAAAGCGATTTTGCTGGCTATCACGAATCAAGAAGCCACAGGACAGATCTTCATTCCTGACGAACAGTAAAGATGGCCATGGGCAAAAGAGGCTGCGACGATGAAAGCGCGGCCTCTTTTTTTTACCTTCTACCAAAGAAAATCTTGGTATATTCATGCGCTTTCCATCACACATTAATAGAGGTTACTTTGTGCACTTTTGCCCTGCAAAGGAGGAGTTCATGTGTATTTCTCAAAAAAAGCAGTCGTTCCAATCGAAGAAGAGGAAACAGATGTATGGACGTGCAGTAACGAGGGCTGTACGTGCTGGATGAGAGATAACTTTTCCTTTGATAAGAGCCCGAACTGCCCCTTTTGCCATTCCAGTATGGTAAAGGACACGCGCATGCTACCGGTCCTAACCAATCACAGCAGCAAACGGAACTCGTAAGCCCTTCTTTTCTTTTTTCTTGCGGGTACTCTTCCTCTTCTCTACAATAAGCTCATGACGTACGAATGTTAGAGGAGTATGCCCATGAACCGAAAAGAAATGGAAGATCAAGTGATCCAAGCCTACCAGCGCGACGAGGGCATGATGATTCTTGTTTTTGCCCAATGGTGTGTGAATCACGGTCTAGATGCACGCGAATTATACCGCCGCGCTTATCCCGCTCAAGGGGAAAATGCGTTACTCGCTCAAATGCTGGACAATACCGTACCAAAGGAAGAAGCAGAGGACATTCCTGATGCGACTCTCCTTGGTGTATTGTCGCTGTTTGGCAATGACGATTTGGCGTTTGTGGTCAATGAAACCATCAATGAAATGAAAAAGAATCCGAAATAATGTATGAAAGCCATACTCGCGCGAAAGCTACACGCGCGGGTGTGGCTTTCTTTCTTTTTATCTTTTCCAGAATTCCCCTCCCCTGTCCAAATACGAATCAAAGAAAACTTTATTATCATAAATCCATTCACAGGTTATTGTTTGAGCGACAACGTCAGCCGACAAACGATGAAATGGAGAATATCGAAATGTATACAGATTCAAAAATCTTGAAATCTCTGTTTTACATCCAGCTCTTCTCAAGTTTTCTCGTTGTAGTCGGTCATTTCACGGCTTCTGCACTTTCTTTTACAGATCCGTTTTGGATCGTGGCCCTCAATCAGATCAGTCGCTACGGCACTGTCCTGTTGACGATCGCCACCGGTTATTTGACTGCTTATTCTTTTGAAGCCAAGAGCCCTACTGCTCGCGAGTTTTTTTCAGGGAAGCTTCTGTATATTTTTGTTCCCTATTTAGTATCTGGTGTCCTGTATCATTACTTGTTGAAAAAAGGGATGCCTGATACTGCCCAGGACTTTACGAACATTGTTTTAGGCAAAACGGGTGACCATCTGTACTTTGTGTTTATGATTTGTCAGTATTACGTTTTTGCCTATCTGTTTCGACGTGTGATCACGAAGCGCAACATTTTGTATGCTATTTGGATTCTGCTCGGTATTCAATACGTCTACATCAACTACATCCATCAGGGCTGGTTCGGGCTCACTACGCGTCATATGCTCCCGAGCTGGATTTTTACCCTGTACATGGGGCATATGTTGTATTGGTACCGTGAATCGATCCTTTCCTTTTTGCGAAACAACCGCTCGATCCTGACGCTGATGACGGGTGTTTCCACTGCGGCTGCGATGTTTTTTGTTGTCTCAAACAAGCTGTATGTGGCTGTGCATTTGACTTTTGTCTTCGCTACGCTTTTGTCGTTTCTCGTGCTCATGATCTTCTTTTTGGAACGCGTCGATCGTTTGCACATCAAGTTTCGAAAAGGGCTGACGTATTTTATTTTCTTGTTCCACTCTGCTTTTTTGATCATGTTCAAAGATTATTTGTTTGCGAAATACGGCGAGGTCGCTTGGCTGTTTGAAAACACGTGGTACTCGCTGTTGTACTTGCTCCTGATTATCGGCTGCAGTTGTCTGTTGGCACTCATGCTGGTCTGGCTGGTCAACAAGCTGGAGCGTATCTCCAAAACCATACGACAAACAAGCAGTCAGCTTTCCACTGGCAAATAAACAGTCACGTCCTTTTTCACAAAAAAATGACCTATTCATGATGCACGTCTGCTATCGCGCGTGCCTTCATGGATAGGTCGTTTTTTGTGCATTAGATATGATGGCTCATCGACATCGAGCCATTCGTACATATGTCGCAGGGTCTGAATTTCATGGAAAATTTCGTCTGCTGATCAGTAGACTCGCATGTAATCTTTCCTCCGTGCCGCTCAATGATTTCTTTGCAGACATATAAGCCAATTCCAGTACCGAGCTCCTTCGTCGTGAAAAACGGTTCAAAGATAACCGAGAGCAGGTCAGGTGGAATTGGCGATCCATTGTTGGAAACGGTAATCAAGGAACTGTCAGGCGTTTGGGACACGTCAATGATGATCTCCTTATCGCCTGTTTTTTTATGTAACGCATCCAGCGCATTCGAAATGATGTTGATAAACACCTGCTTCATCTCATCCTTGTAGCCTTTTAGTTGAAAGGTAGGATCGATACTGCATTGGATATCCACATTCACGTCAACGATATTCGGATAGAGGAAGGACAGAATCTCATCAAACAACTCCCAAACGCTAAAAACCTCCATTTGCTTATAGACCGCTCCCTTTTTCGAGACCAGCAAAAACTGCGAAACCCGGTAATTCAATTGCCGCAGCTCATTTTCAATAATTTCTACGTAAGG
This genomic stretch from Brevibacillus brevis harbors:
- a CDS encoding acyltransferase family protein yields the protein MYTDSKILKSLFYIQLFSSFLVVVGHFTASALSFTDPFWIVALNQISRYGTVLLTIATGYLTAYSFEAKSPTAREFFSGKLLYIFVPYLVSGVLYHYLLKKGMPDTAQDFTNIVLGKTGDHLYFVFMICQYYVFAYLFRRVITKRNILYAIWILLGIQYVYINYIHQGWFGLTTRHMLPSWIFTLYMGHMLYWYRESILSFLRNNRSILTLMTGVSTAAAMFFVVSNKLYVAVHLTFVFATLLSFLVLMIFFLERVDRLHIKFRKGLTYFIFLFHSAFLIMFKDYLFAKYGEVAWLFENTWYSLLYLLLIIGCSCLLALMLVWLVNKLERISKTIRQTSSQLSTGK
- a CDS encoding response regulator transcription factor, whose protein sequence is MATIMLAEDEAVLRMLIGDTLEDEGHELDIACDGEEALQKIGQNEYDLIILDYMMPRLTGFEVLQQLKQMDDKKAVKVLILSAKSQHAEQEKMRAAGADDFMPKPFSPMDLVRKVEEMLA
- a CDS encoding YwbE family protein codes for the protein MNGKNRKDIAAGLEVEIVLKQDQRTGKRTSGIVKDILTNSSTHPHGIKVRLTDGQVGRVQEIIRKGE
- a CDS encoding ATP-binding protein, which translates into the protein MTGFLAFIRKSITRRFIAMMLLFLLLLIAGAGIVQDLNSNALTHYQTEIYNTKEKQNLVADIAEHTNQIFFRARGYYAFLSPSEYNELFVEKKKLEQALDEFKKLPLNDEEKALVASIESFFTNFFANVFPTFSSYAKNGDFESLRKASASGVNQEVNNLLKYAGRYQEEHDQLLYTKNQLLFEELSQLSTWFLVYSLMVLVIMIVVTIQTTRDIGRPLVRLSQNAEQFANGGTPLLQDLNRIDEIGRLSRSLDYLIRQIQAKEEVLMAQNEELQAQQDELMMQQEELQEALGKMEENERYLEKKNRFILSLSNTLDKDELLSSIICNITEVMDADKGVIVMLNTDRDAASFGVSQNGLEQLRKGMDDGPFVRIRETGLPYVLIRESTDAERGYTEEMSQTFELYLPVLDAQQTIVACIIISRIGRKFTNQELQVIIGIAKQISLALDKLAMYEETERQRKMTQDMLDSVQEGIQLIDLSGETLQVNWNFCELLCYDHQLASQGFDLEQFLSHLQSRTSEPDRLIQYVKSVVLDEGAVPSGSIVFQITGPQVRYIQLYAEPLYRNQEKWSTLLVYRDFTKEYEIDQMKSEFVSTVSHELRTPLASVLGFAELLLTKKLKPERQQRYIATIYQEATRLTALINDFLDLQRMESGRQTYELENVAIDQVIRDIFELHRVQSPLHRFELDLQTEQTVVYGDQAKLHQVFLNLISNAVKYSPHGGHIRVGCRQDGNRLLVEVQDDGLGIPSEAIPHLFTKFYRVDNSDRREIGGTGLGLAIVQEIVHMHHGEVSVTSESGKGSTFTVTLPLAEHALSPGYPAGSEEAVSPTGQCKGNVVIVEDDLNLTELLRHELTCSGFSVNSFSTASEAVAAIEELRPDAVVLDLNLKDGESGWKVIEEIRNNPDLRTIPIVISSAFEEKKKAFDLGATGYLIKPYHPDTLSKAILLAITNQEATGQIFIPDEQ
- a CDS encoding sensor histidine kinase, which gives rise to MPMDDLAVYLDEHEAMIVKEFKRRIAVSDSDQYKGLIHLNGQALYRMVIEYFRSEITLEDIKELAYKVAYERNRAETNIGDFVSNVCMGRAMVIDLLQKGPFTPATLMPALLKINECFDVFLVHAVFKYTDLKDNDLEEKKLFIERSHKDRLTILGQMASSFVHEFRNPLTSIMGFSRLLKEDYPNLPYVEIIENELRQLNYRVSQFLLVSKKGAVYKQMEVFSVWELFDEILSFLYPNIVDVNVDIQCSIDPTFQLKGYKDEMKQVFINIISNALDALHKKTGDKEIIIDVSQTPDSSLITVSNNGSPIPPDLLSVIFEPFFTTKELGTGIGLYVCKEIIERHGGKITCESTDQQTKFSMKFRPCDICTNGSMSMSHHI
- a CDS encoding response regulator encodes the protein MIKYRETLLANIHKQIETWYDQEVPVPHDDLYRFLHSLKGTAGTIGLNDLSDLSQLLLGQMDDMPAKDWSLGEWRLFLQELISLCYEQQPEQEVFIENSTLQLESPCEQQPLVLILDDDVTLLMYLKEYLENHNWSVIATVYPHKALDYFHDMNPDCFILDLNIPETGGFQVMQTISEKIKKQYVPTTIISIDCERETRLNAYRLGADDVMSKPLDMEELVVRLERQLRRKRWMNSILFLDELTGVNNRNSFVDTYQRLLSDAQRTNTPFSLAFLDIDFFKGVNDTYGHLIGDEVLTRFAAFIGQSAEKHDVIFRYGGEEFILLMPRTTVETGKMRLEQMLSAFCSLTFEASGGTFSLSFSGGIVQVDDPHKPHTYWVEAADTALYAAKNAGRRRIETAQITETHDPPKVKLKVAIIDDDPMIRVMLADSIQTCFDGWMHVDIQTFEEGAAFFDSSWHQGQEPYLVILDGMMPQMDGLEVLKKIRNLPNAKKYTVIMLTGRTEEQDIVRALQLGADDYMTKPFRTRELDARITRLVKRML
- a CDS encoding cold-shock protein yields the protein MYFSKKAVVPIEEEETDVWTCSNEGCTCWMRDNFSFDKSPNCPFCHSSMVKDTRMLPVLTNHSSKRNS